In Pecten maximus chromosome 10, xPecMax1.1, whole genome shotgun sequence, one genomic interval encodes:
- the LOC117335742 gene encoding tRNA wybutosine-synthesizing protein 2 homolog isoform X1, which yields MAAPWCLENFNEGKNDNVVISHARDAQKVRQILEDNKIFDNRRRLKKISEGRIAIPLKESGNLEPVVEALCKIGITIEKESWKLPLSKSALARTPYDSLVASICDLLGKDDVDFSTLLKDIPTHWERHGDLIVFPVNFFTQHAWQGLGARLWEAVATSLGCSRLAQKGTISSNGYRSPQVVLLLGESGWVEHVDNSIRYTYDITKCMFSAGNITEKLRVAGFNCAGETVVDLYAGIGYFTLPYLVHAKAEHVHACEWNPDAVEALKKTLVLNHVFDRCTIHQGDNKQTCPRNIADRVNLGLIPSSEEGWPVACRALRSSGGFLHIHSNVTSKHPSNTDIGNHGDTIDKSDSSICLKYGNANHVSLKGSTDIDDLTQDKSVAFNVNKDSSKKELNMAESEGKANNRKKKFCNSDICDDASQCTVKCERDKNNLSCDNTSKNQDNVGETTVIASGTSNQGFPSLKKICSCKNKKINQRSATEISKGDWHLWAEDVAQKISQLCTQVRNDNCLWTANIIHIEHVKSYAPHVDHLVLDLECRPATDK from the exons ATGGCCGCGCCCTGGTGCTTAGAAAATTTCAACGAGGGAAAGAACGATAATGTTGTGATATCCCATGCAAGGGATGCACAGAAAGTAAG ACAAATCTTAGAAGACAACAAAATATTTGACAACAGGCGAAGATTGAAGAAAATTTCTGAAGGAAGAATCGCAATACCTTTGAAAGAATCAGGGAATTTGGAGCCTGTAGTTGAAGCTCTTTGTAAAATTGGTATTACTATTGAAAAGGAAAGTTGGAAATTACCCTTGTCAAAAAGTGCCTTAGCACGAACACCATATGATTCTTTGGTTGCCTCAATCTGTGATCTCTTAGGAAAAGATGATGTAGATTTTTCGACACTTTTGAAGGATATTCCAACCCACTGGGAAAGACATGGTGATCTGATTGTGTTTCCAGTCAACTTTTTTACTCAGCATGCTTGGCAAG GTTTAGGAGCTAGACTATGGGAGGCTGTAGCTACAAGTCTTGGATGCTCCAGATTAGCACAGAAGGGAACCATAAGCTCTAATGGTTACCGGTCTCCACAAGTGGTTCTGTTGCTCGGTGAAAGTGGATGGGTGGAACATGTGGATAACAGTATCAG GTACACCTATGACATAACTAAGTGTATGTTCAGTGCTGGCAACATCACCGAGAAATTAAGGGTAGCAGGTTTCAACTGTGCAGGAGAAACTGTCGTAGATCTTTATGCAG GGATTGGTTACTTCACATTGCCTTATTTGGTCCATGCCAAGGCTGAACATGTCCATGCCTGCGAGTGGAATCCTGATGCTGTAGAAGCCCTAAAGAAAACTCTCGTACTGAACCATGTATTTGATAGGTGTACCATACATCAAGGAGACAATAAACAG ACTTGTCCAAGGAATATTGCTGACCGGGTCAACCTAGGATTAATACCCTCGTCTGAGGAGGGATGGCCGGTGGCCTGTAGAGCTCTGAGGTCTTCTGGAGGCTTTCTTCATATCCATAGTAATGTCACTTCCAAGCATCCCAGTAACACAGACATTGGTAACCATGGAGATACTATAGACAAATCTGATTCTtcaatatgtttgaaatatggaAATGCAAATCATGTCAGTTTGAAAGGCAGTACAGATATTGATGATTTAACTCAAGATAAAAGCGTTGCATTCAATGTCAACAAGGATTCTTCAAAGAAAGAATTAAATATGGCAGAATCTGAAGGAAAAGCAAACAACAGGAAGAAAAAATTCTGTAACAGTGATATTTGTGATGATGCCAGTCAGTGTACTGTGAAATGTGAACGCGACAAAAACAATCTATCCTGTGATAATACTTCCAAAAACCAAGACAATGTCGGAGAAACGACTGTGATAGCTTCTGGAACTTCTAATCAAGGTTTTccatctttgaaaaaaatatgttcgtgtaaaaataaaaaaatcaatcaacGGTCTGCAACTGAAATCAGTAAAGGAGACTGGCATCTCTGGGCTGAGGATGTAGCCCAGAAAATATCACAGTTGTGCACCCAGGTCCGCAATGATAATTGTTTATGGACAGCTAACATTATTCACATTGAACATGTCAAATCATATGCTCCACATGTTGATCACCTGGTACTCGACCTAGAATGTCGACCCGCGacagataaataa
- the LOC117335742 gene encoding tRNA wybutosine-synthesizing protein 2 homolog isoform X2 produces the protein MQGMHRKQILEDNKIFDNRRRLKKISEGRIAIPLKESGNLEPVVEALCKIGITIEKESWKLPLSKSALARTPYDSLVASICDLLGKDDVDFSTLLKDIPTHWERHGDLIVFPVNFFTQHAWQGLGARLWEAVATSLGCSRLAQKGTISSNGYRSPQVVLLLGESGWVEHVDNSIRYTYDITKCMFSAGNITEKLRVAGFNCAGETVVDLYAGIGYFTLPYLVHAKAEHVHACEWNPDAVEALKKTLVLNHVFDRCTIHQGDNKQTCPRNIADRVNLGLIPSSEEGWPVACRALRSSGGFLHIHSNVTSKHPSNTDIGNHGDTIDKSDSSICLKYGNANHVSLKGSTDIDDLTQDKSVAFNVNKDSSKKELNMAESEGKANNRKKKFCNSDICDDASQCTVKCERDKNNLSCDNTSKNQDNVGETTVIASGTSNQGFPSLKKICSCKNKKINQRSATEISKGDWHLWAEDVAQKISQLCTQVRNDNCLWTANIIHIEHVKSYAPHVDHLVLDLECRPATDK, from the exons ATGCAAGGGATGCACAGAAA ACAAATCTTAGAAGACAACAAAATATTTGACAACAGGCGAAGATTGAAGAAAATTTCTGAAGGAAGAATCGCAATACCTTTGAAAGAATCAGGGAATTTGGAGCCTGTAGTTGAAGCTCTTTGTAAAATTGGTATTACTATTGAAAAGGAAAGTTGGAAATTACCCTTGTCAAAAAGTGCCTTAGCACGAACACCATATGATTCTTTGGTTGCCTCAATCTGTGATCTCTTAGGAAAAGATGATGTAGATTTTTCGACACTTTTGAAGGATATTCCAACCCACTGGGAAAGACATGGTGATCTGATTGTGTTTCCAGTCAACTTTTTTACTCAGCATGCTTGGCAAG GTTTAGGAGCTAGACTATGGGAGGCTGTAGCTACAAGTCTTGGATGCTCCAGATTAGCACAGAAGGGAACCATAAGCTCTAATGGTTACCGGTCTCCACAAGTGGTTCTGTTGCTCGGTGAAAGTGGATGGGTGGAACATGTGGATAACAGTATCAG GTACACCTATGACATAACTAAGTGTATGTTCAGTGCTGGCAACATCACCGAGAAATTAAGGGTAGCAGGTTTCAACTGTGCAGGAGAAACTGTCGTAGATCTTTATGCAG GGATTGGTTACTTCACATTGCCTTATTTGGTCCATGCCAAGGCTGAACATGTCCATGCCTGCGAGTGGAATCCTGATGCTGTAGAAGCCCTAAAGAAAACTCTCGTACTGAACCATGTATTTGATAGGTGTACCATACATCAAGGAGACAATAAACAG ACTTGTCCAAGGAATATTGCTGACCGGGTCAACCTAGGATTAATACCCTCGTCTGAGGAGGGATGGCCGGTGGCCTGTAGAGCTCTGAGGTCTTCTGGAGGCTTTCTTCATATCCATAGTAATGTCACTTCCAAGCATCCCAGTAACACAGACATTGGTAACCATGGAGATACTATAGACAAATCTGATTCTtcaatatgtttgaaatatggaAATGCAAATCATGTCAGTTTGAAAGGCAGTACAGATATTGATGATTTAACTCAAGATAAAAGCGTTGCATTCAATGTCAACAAGGATTCTTCAAAGAAAGAATTAAATATGGCAGAATCTGAAGGAAAAGCAAACAACAGGAAGAAAAAATTCTGTAACAGTGATATTTGTGATGATGCCAGTCAGTGTACTGTGAAATGTGAACGCGACAAAAACAATCTATCCTGTGATAATACTTCCAAAAACCAAGACAATGTCGGAGAAACGACTGTGATAGCTTCTGGAACTTCTAATCAAGGTTTTccatctttgaaaaaaatatgttcgtgtaaaaataaaaaaatcaatcaacGGTCTGCAACTGAAATCAGTAAAGGAGACTGGCATCTCTGGGCTGAGGATGTAGCCCAGAAAATATCACAGTTGTGCACCCAGGTCCGCAATGATAATTGTTTATGGACAGCTAACATTATTCACATTGAACATGTCAAATCATATGCTCCACATGTTGATCACCTGGTACTCGACCTAGAATGTCGACCCGCGacagataaataa
- the LOC117335741 gene encoding kelch-like protein 5, which yields MMAEGASEKSSITVEDVQDKILDSDGEAISQIHHSALRNGLSTFLHEGQFCDVTLVTKHQRFPCHRIILSTFSSFFKSMFTIGMKESEQEEIKLDVFEDNLIRKMLHFVYNGKVTSVSDTFDLLPLAVYFQIESLQAICEETLSKAVSLDNVCNLWKTSVEDFPQLTKLQNTCQRYVLQNFCKFTKTSDFLELKSQDLIFLISHQNLHASSEEFVCSAVTNWFQHNLTKRKEFLFEVFCHVHFPLLRMQFIEESFPFLKETALQSIMNETRLFSENPGIQANFDSVRCDFRPCYERERVLVVLGYFENYSHSEEFWCYHYGDKTWQLLIPPEQQTAGYQTCTYTQSRLLLTGGNDFLQYDGTKNNWTPLPCLDEARQHHCMAVVRENVYVLGGYREEDSWGSNSSMDTTRSVLMFAFSSGVDGDWIECGFLCFPVAKAAVAVSDKNIYLFSGICYEDPNSIYDFVQCFDTNTNQCTVIETVLPLGQIGQSFNWLHAYGYGDNIYLTNARKVWRFYGESGENGGRYLEEIHTFEREGCLAGFISRAQSLYFLGTMVRDSDSVNSVLTKGIAELKLSTKEVETLVDKALFLPSSCQCHNLTISKNIIDSRQSSFLW from the coding sequence ATGATGGCCGAAGGAGCATCAGAGAAATCATCCATCACTGTGGAAGATGTACAAGACAAGATACTGGATAGTGATGGCGAGGCTATCAGTCAGATTCATCATTCTGCCTTAAGGAATGGACTTTCTACTTTTCTCCATGAGGGTCAGTTCTGTGATGTGACGCTGGTGACCAAACATCAGCGATTTCCATGCCACAGGATTATCCTTAGCACTTTTTCTTCATTCTTTAAATCTATGTTCACGATTGGAATGAAAGAAAGTGAGCAAGAGGAAATCAAGTTGGATGTTTTTGAAGATAACCTCATCAGAAAAATGCTCCATTTTGTCTACAATGGCAAAGTGACAAGTGTAAGCGACACATTTGATTTGTTACCATTGGCAGTATATTTCCAGATTGAGTCCTTGCAGGCGATTTGTGAAGAAACATTAAGCAAAGCAGTTAGTCTTGATAATGTGTGCAATTTATGGAAAACATCAGTGGAAGATTTTCCTCAGCTTACAAAGCTACAGAACACATGTCAAAGATATGTCCTTCAAAACTTTTGTAAGTTTACAAAAACATCAGACTTTCTTGAACTCAAAAGCCAAGACTTGATATTCCTCATTTCTCATCAAAACTTACATGCAAGTTCAGAAGAATTTGTTTGTTCAGCTGTGACTAATTGGTTTCAACACAATCTAACTAAAAGAAAGGAATTTTTGTTTGAAGTTTTCTGCCATGTTCATTTCCCTTTGTTGAGAATGCAATTCATTGAGGAATCTTTTCCTTTCTTAAAGGAAACAGCATTACAAAGTATAATGAATGAAACCAgattattttcagaaaatccTGGCATTCAAGCTAATTTTGACTCTGTGCGATGCGACTTCAGACCCTGTTATGAACGTGAAAGAGTGCTCGTAGTATTAGGTTATTTTGAGAATTATTCGCACAGCGAGGAATTTTGGTGTTATCATTATGGGGATAAGACATGGCAATTACTCATTCCTCCAGAACAGCAAACAGCAGGCTACCAGACCTGTACTTACACTCAATCACGTCTGCTCCTGACTGGAGGAAATGACTTTCTGCAGTACGACGGCACAAAGAATAACTGGACTCCACTACCCTGTTTGGACGAGGCAAGGCAACACCATTGTATGGCAGTAGTGAGGGAGAATGTGTATGTTCTTGGTGGATATCGAGAGGAAGACTCCTGGGGGAGCAACAGTAGCATGGATACGACAAGGTCTGTTTTGATGTTTGCTTTCTCCTCTGGTGTAGATGGCGACTGGATAGAATGTGGTTTTCTGTGTTTCCCCGTCGCCAAGGCAGCAGTGGCCGTTTCGGACAAAAACATTTACCTCTTCAGTGGCATCTGTTATGAAGATCCAAACAGTATATATGACTTTGTACAGTGTTTTGATACAAATACAAACCAATGTACAGTAATAGAAACTGTCCTACCACTTGGGCAAATAGGACAAAGTTTTAACTGGTTGCATGCATATGGATATGGAGACAACATATACCTAACAAATGCCCGAAAAGTATGGAGATTTTACGGTGAGAGCGGAGAGAATGGTGGGAGGTATCTTGAGGAAATACACACCTTTGAGAGAGAAGGATGTCTAGCAGGATTTATATCTAGAGCACAGTCTCTGTATTTCCTGGGAACGATGGTTAGGGATTCCGACTCGGTGAATTCCGTTCTTACCAAAGGTATAGCAGAGTTGAAACTCTCCACGAAGGAGGTAGAAACTCTTGTGGACAAAGCTTTGTTCCTACCAAGTAGCTGTCAATGTCACAACCTCACAATCTCTAAAAACATCATTGACAGTAGACAGTCCAGTTTCTTATGGTGA
- the LOC117335744 gene encoding uncharacterized protein LOC117335744, whose translation MNWILLAYILFGCLVYADIVLDSCSQECLDFIESIHTEASTIIRTRTAGVWRLTITMKPRTAYTGRWKSIRFPYNKQPYISNLEIQWPINAFPGQIIMFDVRYINLQSSSECQADSVQLYNGVDYTDSSTSMDTFCGTSRKARFYNSTGSTTSIRFISNSDDAVGTGFKIKYRAIAHPIPFCFHHYTNQHILTATSEAQVFQSRGYPTSYPSNLREEWLIVKPKANDSLTITVVDADTEFSGNCGYDRVAIYDRSCPDISAVRIFCGTATPSVTLSGDKFALVRFYADTTNNGRGIMVKYWLEGNTDPTAGDSGLDEASLKSIIVGVIVAVGGFCVSLGVIRWAMRCQERRRRKAGDVRRRSSTGNESANQPARVSRRHRQSENGGNPSITVVGVSHGGRTQRDGPHGRNSLTDFTGVVVRPPSYTTLFESSQGRSELILQPPAYDAKSYEPPPYPGSPVPPPPIEAPPRMNRLLPSVHGTRGGNRRNQRRTQHTTRIVVKPQDAEREEIHSPPPRYEE comes from the exons ATGAACTGGATTCTACTTGCCTACATACTTTTTGGATGTCTAGTCTACGCag ATATAGTTTTGGACAGTTGCAGCCAAGAGTGTTTAGATTTCATCGAATCCATACACACAGAAGCCAGCACTATTATTCGAACGCGAACAG CTGGAGTATGGCGTCTGACGATTACAATGAAACCTCGTACAGCGTATACCGGTAGATGGAAATCTATTCGTTTTCCTTACAATAAGCAGCCGTATATCAG CAATTTGGAGATCCAATGGCCAATCAATGCCTTTCCTGGACAGATAATCATGTTTGATGTAAGGTATATAAACCTTCAGAGTAGCTCAGAGTGCCAGGCGGACAGTGTACAACTCTACAACG GTGTCgactatacagacagtagtaccAGTATGGATACTTTTTGTGGTACATCCCGTAAAGCACGTTTCTACAACTCCACGGGATCAACTACATCCATCAGGTTCATATCCAATAGTGACGATGCTGTAGGGACTGGCTTCAAGATCAAGTATCGGGCTATAGCACATC CCATCCCATTCTGCTTCCATCATTATACAAACCAACATATCCTCACTGCCACATCGGAAGCACAGGTGTTCCAATCACGTGGTTACCCCACATCATACCCCAG TAACCTTCGAGAAGAATGGCTTATCGTTAAACCTAAGGCTAATGACTCCCTTACCATCACAGTTGTGGACGCTGACACCGAGTTTAGTGGAAACTGTGGTTACGACAGGGTGGCCATATATGATC GAAGCTGCCCAGATATTTCTGCAGTGCGGATCTTTTGTGGAACAGCAACGCCGTCCGTGACGCTCTCGGGAGATAAGTTTGCACTTGTCCGTTTTTATGCAGACACCACAAACAATGGACGAGGCATTATGGTTAAATACTGGCTGGAAGGGAACACAG ATCCGACAGCAGGCGATAGTGGTCTTGATGAAGCGAGTTTGAAATCTATCATCGTTGGCGTCATCGTTGCTGTCGGAGGATTCTGTGTTTCACTCGGTGTCATTCGATGGGCCATGCGATGTCAAGAGAGACGAAGACGAAAGGCTGGAGATGTTCGACGACGCAGTAGTACAGGAAACGAAAGCGCCAATCAGCCTGCAAGGGTGTCTAGGCGTCACCGACAGTCGGAGAATGGCGGGAATCCCTCAATCACTGTCGTTGGTGTTTCTCATGGAGGTCGGACACAAAGGGATGGCCCACATGGAAGAAATTCCCTGACTGATTTCACAGGCGTTGTAGTTCGACCCCCATCATACACCACGCTGTTTGAGTCCAGTCAGGGGCGTTCCGAACTCATCCTTCAGCCTCCAGCGTACGATGCAAAGTCGTATGAACCACCGCCTTACCCCGGAAGCCCTGTCCCTCCACCTCCGATTGAGGCGCCACCAAGAATGAACCGACTGCTGCCATCCGTCCATGGAACAAGGGGAGGCAACCGGCGAAATCAGAGAAGAACACAACATACTACACGTATCGTTGTTAAACCACAGGACGCCGAGAGGGAGGAAATACATTCTCCTCCACCGAGATATGAGGAATGA